One genomic region from Populus nigra chromosome 8, ddPopNigr1.1, whole genome shotgun sequence encodes:
- the LOC133701438 gene encoding cytochrome P450 81Q32-like produces the protein MEEDYSTSLWLRYSFLLPCMVFLVLSTKFLLHKRKQGKINHLPPSPFALPIIGHLYLLKQPIHRTLHSLSKKYGPIFSIKLGSRLAVVISSPSAVEECFTKNDIVLANRPYFLSSKYLNYNNTTMGSVEYGEHWRNLRRISALEIFSPPRLTSLFSIRREEVMALLRRLHGVSKHGNYAKVELRSMLLDLTCNIIMRMVAGKRYYGEDVKEIKEARIFKEIMEEFAECIAVRNLGDMIPLLQWIDFTGHLKKLDRLSKKMDVFLQGLVDEHRDDRDRNTMINRFLALQEEQPEYYTDEVIKGHVLVLLLGGTETAATSMEWALANLLNHPVVLKKAKAELDAQVGDRLIDESDFAKLHYLQSIISENLRLCPVTPLIPPHMPSSDCTIGGYHVPAGTILFVNAWSLHRDPTLWDEPTSFKPERFESAGRVDACKFIPFGMGRRACPGDGLANRVMTLTLGSLIQCFEWERVGENKIDMTEKTAMTMFKVEPLELMCRARPILDMLLSLSDKKI, from the exons ATGGAAGAAGACTACAGTACCTCGCTATGGCTACGCTATTCCTTTCTCCTTCCATGCATGGTGTTTCTTGTTCTTTCAACGAAGTTCTTGCTCCACAAAAGAAAGCAAGGCAAGATCAATCATCTCCCACCAAGCCCTTTTGCTCTTCCAATTATAGGCCATCTCTATCTCCTCAAGCAACCTATCCATCGAACACTCCACTCCCTCTCAAAAAAATACGGTCCGATATTTTCTATCAAGCTCGGATCCCGCCTTGCCGTTGTCATATCTTCACCATCGGCCGTGGAAGAATGTTTCACCAAGAACGATATTGTCTTGGCCAACCGTCCTTACTTCTTGAGCAGCAAGTACTTAAACTACAACAACACCACAATGGGCTCAGTCGAATACGGAGAGCATTGGCGCAACCTTCGCCGCATAAGCGCTCTTGAAATCTTCTCCCCTCCTCGCCTCACTTCGTTATTTAGCATCCGAAGAGAGGAAGTCATGGCCTTACTGCGTAGACTTCACGGTGTTTCCAAGCATGGTAACTATGCTAAGGTGGAGTTAAGGTCCATGCTCTTGGATCTAACGTGTAATATTATAATGAGAATGGTTGCAGGGAAGAGGTATTATGGAGAAGATGTTAAGGAAATTAAAGAGGCTAGGATTTTTAAGGAGATCATGGAAGAGTTTGCCGAATGTATTGCCGTGAGAAATTTGGGGGATATGATTCCATTGTTGCAGTGGATTGATTTTACTGGGCACTTGAAGAAGTTGGATAGACTAAGTAAGAAGATGGATGTGTTCTTACAAGGACTGGTTGATGAGCATCGAGATGACAGGGACAGAAACACTATGATAAACCGGTTTCTTGCTCTGCAAGAAGAACAGCCTGAATACTACACGGATGAAGTAATCAAAGGCCATGTTCTG GTGTTGTTGCTTGGGGGAACAGAGACTGCTGCTACATCTATGGAATGGGCATTAGCCAATCTACTCAACCATCCAGTCGTGCtaaagaaagctaaagcagaaCTGGACGCTCAAGTTGGAGACCGCTTGATAGATGAGTCAGATTTTGCAAAACTACATTACCTTCAGAGCATCATCTCCGAGAATCTGCGTCTATGTCCGGTGACACCCCTTATACCACCGCACATGCCATCCTCCGACTGTACCATTGGAGGATACCATGTCCCAGCTGGGACAATATTATTTGTAAACGCATGGTCTCTCCATAGAGACCCTACACTGTGGGACGAGCCCACAAGTTTCAAGCCTGAGAGATTTGAATCTGCAGGCAGAGTTGATGCATGCAAGTTCATCCCCTTTGGGATGGGAAGGAGAGCTTGTCCTGGAGATGGCCTAGCAAACAGAGTGATGACCTTAACTTTGGGATCGTTGATACAGTGCTTTGAGTGGGAAAGGGTTGgtgaaaacaaaattgacatGACAGAGAAGACAGCAATGACCATGTTCAAAGTTGAGCCCTTAGAGCTCATGTGTAGAGCTCGCCCGATTCTAGACATGCTTCTCTCTttaagtgataaaaaaatataa